A window from Enterocloster bolteae encodes these proteins:
- a CDS encoding APC family permease: MGESENGLKRQIGLFGAVAILVGAVIGSGIFMTPGTVAASAKSFGPFMVAWILAGASGILCSLVYAELSPAMPKAGGPYVYITEAFGNGFGFVYGWSMTIGNYIPLVAMLATGFASNLAKLIPGITPVGIKMVASAVIIALMILNIRGTKLGSTIANIFTVGKLLALLLVIIGGFFIISPENFTSVTTSSQVAEWNGVLSAAFPAFLAFGGYYQLAYMSADIKDPKKTLPKAMIIGMIIVIAVNILISVVCVGTVGFAQLAGSETPVIDAGTAIFGPVGTIIVAIGASVSIFGALNGGIMSYPRVSYSMSQNGLMFKSFGRLHNRYNTPYIPTLFICLTALIFVWTGSFGTLLGINVFAGRILECIVCLSLLVLRKKKPNMSRPLKMPGYPVTTILAIAVTFIICMTCSGIQMIKSIGLMATSIPAYFIFRTLDKKKD; this comes from the coding sequence ATGGGTGAAAGCGAAAATGGACTTAAAAGACAAATCGGATTGTTTGGAGCTGTTGCAATTCTGGTGGGCGCTGTAATCGGTTCCGGTATCTTCATGACGCCGGGGACCGTCGCTGCATCTGCAAAATCATTCGGGCCGTTTATGGTTGCGTGGATACTCGCAGGAGCCAGCGGAATTCTCTGTTCATTGGTATATGCGGAATTGTCTCCGGCCATGCCCAAGGCAGGAGGGCCCTATGTTTATATAACAGAAGCTTTTGGAAATGGTTTTGGCTTTGTTTACGGTTGGTCCATGACTATCGGAAATTACATTCCTTTGGTTGCCATGCTTGCAACTGGATTTGCAAGCAATCTGGCAAAGCTGATACCGGGAATTACTCCTGTAGGAATTAAAATGGTGGCATCAGCTGTTATTATTGCACTTATGATATTAAATATTCGAGGGACAAAATTAGGGTCAACAATTGCGAATATTTTTACAGTTGGAAAACTTTTGGCCCTGCTTCTTGTTATCATAGGCGGCTTTTTCATTATATCACCTGAAAATTTCACATCCGTGACAACTAGCTCACAGGTAGCAGAATGGAATGGAGTCCTGAGCGCTGCGTTTCCGGCGTTCCTGGCATTTGGAGGTTATTACCAGCTGGCATATATGAGTGCGGATATTAAAGACCCTAAAAAAACACTGCCCAAGGCAATGATTATCGGGATGATAATTGTAATCGCTGTTAATATACTGATTTCAGTTGTTTGTGTGGGCACCGTTGGATTTGCACAACTTGCCGGAAGTGAGACTCCTGTTATTGATGCGGGCACTGCGATTTTCGGACCGGTGGGAACTATAATTGTCGCAATCGGCGCCAGTGTTTCGATTTTCGGAGCCCTGAACGGCGGTATCATGAGTTATCCCCGGGTATCATATTCCATGAGCCAGAATGGTTTGATGTTTAAGTCATTTGGCAGACTCCATAACAGATATAATACACCTTATATTCCGACATTGTTTATTTGCCTGACTGCATTGATATTTGTCTGGACCGGTTCCTTCGGCACTTTGCTGGGCATTAATGTATTTGCAGGCAGAATTCTGGAATGTATTGTTTGTTTATCACTCCTGGTATTGAGAAAGAAAAAGCCGAATATGTCTCGGCCTCTTAAAATGCCTGGATATCCAGTTACCACCATTCTTGCGATTGCAGTCACATTTATTATCTGTATGACATGTTCCGGGATTCAGATGATTAAGAGCATAGGACTGATGGCAACTTCCATTCCGGCGTATTTTATCTTCAGGACCTTGGATAAAAAGAAGGATTAA
- a CDS encoding YdbC family protein, producing MADIKYDIIKEIGVLSENAKGWRKELNLISWNGGAAKYDIRDWAPDHEKMGKGTTLTEEEMENLKEILGLIETVTEAFV from the coding sequence ATGGCAGATATAAAATATGATATTATAAAAGAAATTGGCGTGTTATCCGAAAATGCAAAAGGATGGCGGAAGGAGCTGAACCTGATTAGCTGGAACGGAGGCGCAGCGAAATACGATATCCGTGATTGGGCGCCGGACCATGAGAAGATGGGGAAAGGGACTACTCTGACAGAGGAGGAAATGGAGAATCTGAAAGAGATACTGGGACTGATAGAAACGGTAACAGAAGCG